A DNA window from Helianthus annuus cultivar XRQ/B chromosome 15, HanXRQr2.0-SUNRISE, whole genome shotgun sequence contains the following coding sequences:
- the LOC110914460 gene encoding uncharacterized protein LOC110914460 → MPKYSNFIRNFLTHKRNIESIQQVNLSEECSATLLNKLPQMKIDHGSFTIPCSIGGTPVSNALADLGASINLMLASMFNPFGLGKPHPTKISIQLAESSVKYPQGVIENFLVNVGEFVFADFVILEMEEDTKITLILGRPFLATARAIVDMSDERLTLRVGDKEM, encoded by the coding sequence ATGCCGAAATACTCCAACTTCATAAGGAACTTTCTCACCCACAAAAGAAATATTGAATCCATCCAACAAGTTAACTTAAGTGAAGAATGCTCGGCGACACTcctcaacaaactcccacaaatGAAGATTGATCACGGAAGCTTCACCATTCCTTGCTCAATTGGAGGAACACCAGTAAGTAACGCGCTTGCCgacctaggggctagcattaacttAATGCTCGCCTCTATGTTCAACCCATTCGGATTAGGAAAACCGCATCCCACAAAGATAAGCATCCAACTTGCGGAAAGTTCGGTAAAATACCCTCAAGGTGTTATAGAAAACTTCTTGGTCAATGTCGGGGAGTTTGTTTTCGCCGACTTTGTAATCCTAGAAATGGAGGAAGACACCAAAATCACGCTCATACTAGGAAGACCATTCCTTGCCACCGCACGGGCCATAGTAGATATGAGTGACGAAAGGTTGACACTGAGGGTAGGAGACAAGGAGATGTGA